One part of the Bacteroidota bacterium genome encodes these proteins:
- a CDS encoding DUF2238 domain-containing protein — MKFSNAISDFRTPLLSNRWLQLFIIAFLSVWVSSFIGTSDISNWILENTLVFLFLFFLIFTYRKHQFSDLSCLLFCVYLSLHVYGSKYTYAENPFGYWLQGVFQSERNHYDRIVHFSFGFLLAYPLREAFMNWLKFPTWVSWALPIEITLSISGLYELIEWAVADVFFKAQGDAYLGTQGDIWDAQKDMFLATLGAILATTIISIVKKVFKINKAKQA; from the coding sequence ATGAAGTTTTCAAATGCAATTTCCGATTTTAGAACACCGCTGCTTTCAAATAGGTGGTTGCAGTTATTTATAATTGCTTTTCTATCGGTTTGGGTTTCTTCATTTATTGGTACTTCAGACATTAGTAACTGGATTTTAGAAAACACGCTTGTTTTTCTGTTTCTATTCTTTTTAATTTTTACGTATAGAAAACATCAATTTAGCGATTTAAGTTGTTTACTTTTTTGTGTGTATTTAAGTTTGCATGTATATGGTTCAAAATATACCTATGCCGAAAATCCTTTTGGTTATTGGCTTCAGGGGGTGTTTCAGTCAGAAAGAAATCATTACGATAGAATAGTGCATTTTAGTTTTGGTTTTTTATTAGCCTATCCATTACGAGAGGCGTTTATGAACTGGCTTAAATTTCCTACATGGGTATCTTGGGCATTACCAATTGAGATTACCCTTTCCATTAGTGGATTGTACGAGCTCATAGAATGGGCTGTTGCAGATGTGTTCTTTAAAGCACAAGGAGATGCTTATTTAGGCACACAAGGTGATATTTGGGATGCACAAAAAGATATGTTTTTGGCCACATTAGGCGCCATACTCGCAACTACAATTATATCTATTGTAAAGAAAGTGTTCAAAATAAATAAGGCTAAACAAGCTTAG
- a CDS encoding acyl-CoA desaturase, with translation MSTVKFSTQNMVFFSELRKRVDSYFKQNNIKSTGNFKLYAKTVILLAAFFASYIILVFFTPSILISIAICSFLGLCMALIGFNIMHDGAHGSYSKYKWLNETMAYSLNMMGGATYLWKLKHNVNHHTFTNVEGLDDDIDIRPFMRIHLEQKKYWFHRFQHIYGLLLYGVTYLFWIFYQDFKKYFSSKIAIDTKLQKMSLKEHVIFWVTKLFYIAAFLVLPIYFVGFVQTLVGYGIAVFVTGLTIAVVFQLAHVIEDVSFVKSGERVVDTEWAIHQINTTANFATKSKIVTWMLGGLNFQVEHHLFPKISHVHYPKINQILKDTCKEFNVAYKEFPTVVSAVKSHLLYLKRVGVA, from the coding sequence ATGTCAACAGTTAAATTTTCTACTCAAAACATGGTATTCTTTTCCGAGCTTCGAAAAAGAGTCGATTCTTATTTTAAACAAAATAATATTAAATCAACCGGGAATTTCAAGTTGTATGCTAAGACAGTAATTCTTTTAGCTGCATTTTTTGCATCTTATATTATCCTTGTGTTTTTTACTCCATCAATATTAATAAGCATAGCAATTTGTTCTTTTTTAGGATTATGCATGGCATTAATTGGTTTTAATATTATGCACGATGGTGCTCATGGCAGCTACTCAAAGTACAAATGGTTAAACGAAACAATGGCATACTCACTCAATATGATGGGGGGCGCAACCTATTTATGGAAGTTGAAACACAATGTAAATCACCATACCTTCACTAATGTGGAAGGGTTGGATGATGATATTGATATCCGTCCATTTATGCGCATTCATTTAGAACAGAAGAAATATTGGTTTCACAGATTCCAACATATTTATGGGCTCCTTTTGTACGGAGTTACCTATCTATTTTGGATTTTTTATCAAGATTTCAAAAAATATTTTTCAAGTAAAATAGCTATTGATACCAAGCTTCAAAAAATGTCTTTAAAGGAACATGTTATTTTTTGGGTAACAAAACTATTTTATATTGCTGCGTTTTTAGTATTGCCTATTTATTTTGTTGGATTTGTTCAAACGCTTGTTGGCTACGGTATTGCGGTTTTTGTTACAGGTTTAACAATTGCAGTTGTTTTTCAACTGGCACACGTTATCGAAGATGTAAGCTTCGTAAAGTCTGGAGAGCGAGTGGTGGATACAGAATGGGCTATTCATCAAATTAATACCACTGCTAACTTTGCCACAAAAAGTAAAATTGTTACTTGGATGTTGGGAGGCTTAAATTTTCAAGTAGAACACCATTTATTCCCTAAAATTAGTCATGTACATTATCCAAAGATAAACCAGATTCTTAAGGATACATGTAAAGAGTTTAATGTTGCATACAAAGAGTTTCCTACAGTTGTATCGGCTGTAAAATCACATTTACTATATTTAAAGCGAGTAGGTGTAGCCTAG
- a CDS encoding amidohydrolase family protein has translation MQFFQADLLYTVSNGVIPNGIVVVENDGTVIEVLQEDKFFGDKTKISKYKGAICPGFVNTHCHLELSYLKGLIKPQTGLDTFIQQLTEVRNNFTTEQIMLAIENASAEMHANGIVAVGDISNTNHSFACKRNDKIHYHTFIELYGFHPNRAEAAFSHGMQLYDFYKKNISEHVSITPHAPYSLSRKLMEKINQIDNKLLTIHNQESENENLFFKEKQGAVLDRLHAFGIETDFWKATGKSSLQSILPLFKKGSNLLLVHNTFTSKEDIAWALHNWEMEQLFWCFCPKANLYIENKLPDFTLFLEGNAQITIGTDSLASNNGLSIFEEIKTIQNAIPSVSLEILIKQATYNGAKYLGVEKQFGSFEKGKKPGVVLIEGVSGQQLNFSSKSRLIK, from the coding sequence ATGCAATTTTTTCAAGCCGATTTACTTTACACAGTTTCCAATGGGGTTATCCCTAATGGTATTGTGGTTGTTGAGAACGATGGAACCGTGATAGAAGTGTTGCAGGAAGATAAATTTTTTGGTGATAAAACTAAAATTTCAAAATACAAGGGAGCTATCTGCCCCGGCTTTGTGAATACACATTGCCATTTAGAACTATCCTATTTAAAAGGCTTAATTAAGCCACAGACAGGACTAGATACCTTTATTCAGCAATTAACTGAGGTGCGAAATAATTTCACCACGGAACAAATTATGTTGGCCATTGAAAATGCTTCTGCTGAAATGCACGCAAATGGAATTGTTGCCGTTGGAGACATTTCGAATACAAATCATTCATTTGCTTGCAAAAGAAACGATAAGATACATTATCATACTTTTATTGAATTGTATGGCTTTCATCCAAATAGAGCAGAAGCAGCATTTTCCCATGGCATGCAGTTGTATGATTTTTACAAAAAGAACATTTCCGAACACGTTTCTATAACACCACATGCCCCATATTCGCTGTCTAGAAAGCTGATGGAGAAGATAAATCAAATAGATAACAAATTGCTTACTATACACAATCAAGAATCGGAGAATGAAAATTTATTTTTTAAAGAGAAGCAAGGTGCTGTTTTAGACAGATTACATGCATTTGGCATTGAGACTGACTTTTGGAAAGCTACCGGGAAAAGTTCTTTGCAATCGATACTTCCGCTGTTTAAAAAAGGCAGCAATCTATTGCTGGTACACAATACGTTCACATCAAAAGAAGATATTGCTTGGGCGCTGCACAATTGGGAAATGGAACAGTTGTTTTGGTGCTTTTGTCCCAAAGCAAATTTGTACATAGAGAATAAATTGCCTGATTTTACTTTGTTTTTGGAGGGGAATGCTCAAATTACAATTGGGACAGATAGTCTAGCTTCTAATAATGGACTATCGATTTTCGAAGAAATTAAAACAATACAAAATGCGATTCCCTCAGTTTCGCTGGAAATACTTATTAAGCAAGCAACCTACAATGGGGCAAAATATTTGGGAGTCGAAAAACAGTTCGGTAGCTTTGAGAAAGGCAAAAAGCCCGGTGTTGTTTTGATTGAAGGTGTTTCCGGACAACAATTAAATTTTTCGAGCAAATCACGGTTAATAAAATAA
- the rlmN gene encoding 23S rRNA (adenine(2503)-C(2))-methyltransferase RlmN, translating to MADSTSTKKNIRSLTLEELKDFFIAHNDKAFRAKQVYEWLWKKAATSFADMTNLSKDTRSLLENNFSFPIVKIHEFQVSSDRTIKNAFKLYDNNIVEGVLIPTKERMTACISSQVGCSLTCKFCATGRLERLRNLDAEEIFDQVVLIRNQSLEKYNIPLSNIVYMGMGEPLLNYKNVWESIERITSPDGLGMSPQRITVSTAGIAKMIKKLGDDGAKFNLALSLHAANDEKRNKIMPINESNTLDALAESLNYFYEKTGTRVTFEYIIFKDFNDTVKDAQELVDFARRVPAKINIIEYNPIDGGEFFQTTNERLVAFVAHLERNGLIVNVRRSRGKDIDAACGQLANKNKEGFESRKLKEKS from the coding sequence ATGGCAGATAGTACATCAACTAAAAAAAATATTCGTTCGCTTACTTTAGAGGAGTTGAAAGATTTTTTTATTGCACATAACGATAAAGCCTTTCGAGCCAAGCAAGTATATGAATGGTTATGGAAAAAGGCAGCCACCTCTTTTGCAGACATGACGAACCTTTCGAAAGACACACGCTCTTTACTGGAAAATAATTTTTCGTTTCCAATTGTAAAAATTCACGAGTTTCAGGTTAGTTCAGACCGCACTATAAAAAATGCATTTAAACTTTATGACAATAATATTGTAGAAGGCGTTTTAATTCCCACAAAGGAGCGAATGACAGCTTGTATATCCTCTCAAGTTGGATGTAGTTTAACGTGTAAGTTTTGTGCCACAGGTCGTTTAGAAAGGTTACGAAATTTAGACGCTGAAGAAATTTTCGATCAGGTAGTTTTAATAAGAAATCAATCGTTAGAAAAATACAACATACCACTTTCCAATATTGTATACATGGGCATGGGCGAGCCTTTGCTTAACTATAAAAATGTTTGGGAGTCAATAGAAAGGATTACTTCTCCAGACGGGCTTGGCATGTCGCCACAGCGTATTACTGTATCTACTGCGGGTATTGCCAAGATGATAAAAAAACTGGGCGATGATGGAGCTAAATTCAATTTGGCACTATCTCTGCATGCCGCTAATGATGAGAAGCGTAACAAAATTATGCCGATTAATGAATCGAATACATTAGATGCGTTAGCAGAGTCGTTAAACTATTTTTACGAAAAAACAGGAACACGTGTAACCTTTGAATACATTATATTTAAAGACTTTAACGACACCGTAAAAGATGCGCAAGAATTGGTTGATTTTGCGAGACGAGTTCCTGCAAAAATTAATATTATTGAGTACAACCCAATTGATGGGGGCGAATTTTTTCAAACAACAAACGAACGATTGGTGGCGTTTGTAGCGCACTTAGAAAGAAATGGACTTATTGTAAATGTAAGAAGAAGCCGAGGAAAAGATATTGATGCAGCATGTGGACAATTGGCCAACAAAAACAAAGAAGGCTTTGAAAGTAGAAAACTAAAAGAAAAAAGCTAG
- a CDS encoding polyprenyl synthetase family protein, producing the protein MDLFESKFKEAMKSQVPLLDKITYYIIKRKGKQIRPMFVFLSAKMLGPISESSYRAASLIELLHTATLVHDDVVDDSYERRGFFSINALWKNKIAVLVGDYLLSRGLLLSVDNGEFKLLQIVSTAVREMSEGELLQIEKARKLDIAEDVYFDIIRQKTASLIASCCAAGACSVGATDDTIETMKKFGECVGIAFQIKDDLFDYGDGKDIGKPVGIDVQEKKLTLPIIYALKQASFIEKRKMISIIKNYNTDENKITELFNFVIEKGGITYAEQKMYEYKEKALNHLQHFENNTYKQSLINLVNFTIERKK; encoded by the coding sequence ATGGACTTGTTTGAAAGCAAGTTTAAAGAGGCGATGAAAAGCCAGGTTCCGCTATTAGACAAGATAACATACTATATCATAAAACGAAAAGGGAAACAAATACGCCCCATGTTTGTTTTTCTGTCGGCTAAAATGCTAGGTCCTATTTCAGAATCAAGCTACAGAGCTGCTTCACTCATAGAATTACTGCACACCGCAACATTAGTGCACGATGATGTAGTGGACGACTCATACGAACGCAGAGGTTTTTTTTCTATCAACGCATTGTGGAAAAACAAAATTGCTGTATTAGTTGGCGACTACCTTTTATCTCGAGGACTACTTCTTTCTGTGGATAATGGTGAGTTTAAACTATTGCAAATTGTATCTACTGCAGTTAGAGAAATGAGCGAAGGTGAATTACTACAAATTGAAAAAGCCCGAAAACTAGACATTGCCGAAGATGTATATTTTGATATTATTCGTCAAAAAACAGCTTCCCTAATTGCCTCTTGCTGTGCAGCCGGAGCATGCTCTGTAGGTGCGACAGACGACACGATTGAAACCATGAAAAAATTTGGAGAATGCGTAGGCATTGCTTTTCAAATAAAAGACGACTTGTTTGATTATGGCGATGGAAAGGATATCGGAAAGCCTGTTGGAATTGATGTGCAAGAAAAAAAACTTACACTACCTATTATTTACGCCCTAAAACAAGCAAGTTTCATAGAGAAACGAAAAATGATTTCTATTATAAAAAACTACAATACAGACGAAAATAAAATAACTGAACTATTTAATTTTGTAATAGAAAAAGGTGGCATAACGTATGCTGAACAGAAAATGTATGAATACAAAGAAAAAGCATTAAATCATTTGCAACACTTTGAAAACAATACGTACAAACAATCGCTTATTAATTTGGTGAATTTTACGATCGAAAGAAAAAAATAA